Proteins co-encoded in one Zerene cesonia ecotype Mississippi chromosome 3, Zerene_cesonia_1.1, whole genome shotgun sequence genomic window:
- the LOC119838851 gene encoding eclosion hormone, which yields MTGKISSVFASCFAVTIFYIIYVEANPAIATGYDALEICIENCAQCKKMLGAWFEGPRCAESCIKFKGKMIPECENFASIAQFLNKL from the exons ATGACCGGCAAAATTTCATCAGTCTTCGCTTCTTGCTTCGCCGTAACCATATTCTACATTATTTACGTTGAAGCTAATCCAGCTATTG CTACCGGCTATGACGCTCTGGAGATTTGCATCGAAAACTGTGCTCAATGCAAGAAGATGCTTGGTGCATGGTTCGAAGGACCACGATGCGCAGAATCTTGCATCAAGTTCAAAGGGAAAATGATACCTGAATGTGAAAATTTTGCGTCCATTGCGCAGTTTTTGAACAAACTTTAA